The genomic window GGCCATTCCGGCATCCTCTTCCAGCGAGCCTATTTCGCGTGACCAGTCATCATCAACAGAACTGTCTGTCAGTCTTTCTTCTTCGATTGAGGAATCTTCTTCGTCCGCAATCATGGATACCTCTCCGGAAATCGTTTTGGACAAAGACGGATTCGCAACCATCGCCAATGTTTACAGGAGTCTCGCTCCCGACGAAAAAGCGGTATTTATCATCCGCCATTCCGAACGCGAAGCCGATGTAGCGCTAGAAACAGAACTCACTGCAAACGGGATCCAGATGGCACAAGACCTGGGGGCAACCCTCAAGAGCGACGAAGAATTCACATACGTCACTTCGGGATTCGTGCGCACGAACGAAACCGCAAACCAAATCTCGAAAGGACGCGGAGAAGCCCCACTCCCGAAACTCATCACGAATTACGACATCACCGGCAACTGGTTCCTGAAAATTTCGGCCGATTCCCTCGCAAAGCAAGCGACCGCGCTCGGCCTAAAGGGCAGTTCAATCGAACTGATGGCACGCTGGGCATACGAAGGCGGATACCCGGAAACATTTTACGAAATGGAGCCCCGCGCACAAGAATTCATGCAAGCGGTCATCCTGAAAAATTTATCCAAGTGGAAACGCATCACCATCA from Fibrobacter sp. UWT2 includes these protein-coding regions:
- a CDS encoding histidine phosphatase family protein, with the translated sequence MRTHLFIFATACIAALTACNDKVSNPDIESSSSDQASNHSWIPVSSSEQDSPEWSSSATPSLAMSSSAIPASSSSEPISRDQSSSTELSVSLSSSIEESSSSAIMDTSPEIVLDKDGFATIANVYRSLAPDEKAVFIIRHSEREADVALETELTANGIQMAQDLGATLKSDEEFTYVTSGFVRTNETANQISKGRGEAPLPKLITNYDITGNWFLKISADSLAKQATALGLKGSSIELMARWAYEGGYPETFYEMEPRAQEFMQAVILKNLSKWKRITIMVSHDIFVMPLAVFGSQKKVALKYHEDYHWINYIAGLAVIADAQNNLRYIPVKGAESGVIDYLALYMAEHKIYTK